Within Dysgonomonas sp. HDW5A, the genomic segment CAAGAAAACTGTTGGATGAAATGATTTCCTCTTTCAGCCAAGAATATACGATTGTCATTATTAGTTATTAAACTCATTATTTTATCTACCAATTGACTTGAATCTTTTGGACTATATAATAGTGATGTATCATTATCTTTAGCATATTCAGCATGCCCTTGTATATCTGTTAATATAGTTGCACAACCGCAAAACATAGCCTCCATAGGAGTCAGTGCCATACCTTCGGTCAGAGAATTTGAAATAAATATAGCATTTCTGTTATAAATTAAGCTCAAATCCTTAGGATCACGATAAAAAGTAATCCAGTCCGGTAAATTTTCAGGAGCCGGGCATATACCAAATAATTCAACTTTTAATTCAGAACACTTCTCTTTTACTTTAGACAAAGCTTCAAGTCCATAAGTTGAACCTTTAATCTCTTGTATAGAGTATAACATACAAACGGTTAAAGAGTTTCGATCTTTTATTGGATTCAATATTCGATACTTCTCTTTATCAATAGCATTGGGAATCAAAACTGTAGGATTAAGGGTATACTTTGTAACAATATCTTTCAGATAAGAAGCTACTACAATATTTGTAACCCCTTCCATATCATATGATGAATGAAGTTCGTCCTCATGCCCTATCCAATTTTCATACCCTTGTATAAAATTAATTTTCCGACCTTTTTTTTCTGTTAATGAACCCATTTCTAACGCAGTAGTCCACCAGGTAGCTATTACAATATCCGAGTCTTTGACATTTTTATCATTGATTGAGTTAGTATAGCACATCGAAATATTGGACCTAAAGTCAAACCATCGACTTGTCCTAAATCCCTCTATATAAGATAATATAAAACGTGCAATATATGGTAGGCGATACTCCATATACTTCGTTTTCAGAGGGTAAGTAATGTGTACATCATAACCAAGATCTGATAACCTGTTTGCATATTCATACATAACCCTAAACCCTCCTGTGGGGCGTCGAGCCTTGAACGGCATAACGAAGTTTAGTCGAATTGAATTTTCCAAGTCTGTATAATTGTGGTGTATAAATATAATATCGATAATGAAGGAAATAGAATATGAATAAATACATAAACAGATTTAAATCCGAAAGACCTTTATAATTCAATGCTAGATTATAAGCATACATTATAAGTAATGTAAATGTAAAAGCTCTATCATTAGTAAATGACAATTTAATAAGCATAAATTGATAGAAGAAATAGGCTAATGTGCCCGGTAGTCCAACATAAAATAGCAGACGTGTATATCCAACATCACTACCCCAGAATTCCATATTACCCCATCCATATAGCCATTGATCAAAGGTATAAGGTAATTGAAACATCTCCTCTAAACCATCCGATGAATTAGTCCTAAACTGACCGGTTTTGTTATAATTAATAAAAGCTTCAAATGCCCAATCTGCAAACTCCGGAAAGTATAGGTATGCGAGCGTATGACCTATTGAAGCAAATAAAGCTGCAATAGCTAAGAATTTAAAAAACTGTCCTTTTCTAACATCTTTTTTATTACTTGTAAAAAGGAGTATAATAGCAAGAATGACACTTGCAAAAAGACCTATAGCTGTTGTTCTTGCCGATAGGAGACCAACATACAAGATAAAACAATACACCCCACCTAATACAATAATAGAGATTACATTTAATTTAGTCTTTAAAATAATGTATACTAAAGCTATAAGAGCGAATCCACAAGATACACCTGCACCAAAGAATGCTACCCCATACCCCAACAAACGAGCACCTTCGGTTTCTTGTCTTTTGGCTAAAACTGTAACATCCATCATTTGCAAAGAATTACAAAAATCCCGAATAGCTGCATTTTCGTGCATGGCAATAGAAATAACACACTGCGCAAATATAGCTCCTACTATATAGTACAAAAACAAAGTAAATGTTCCTTTCGGATGAACCACAAAGAAAAAGGTAACAATCAAATAGGAGCCAAATACCCATGCAAACTGACTCTTTGTATAATCAACTAAATATGGATCTTTAAATGGTGTAAGATACATTGTAATGAAACAACATAATACAAACGGAATATAGGATAGAATAATCGTTACAACCTCATCAAAAGGTCTTCCATTATAAAGGTACAAACCGACTCCTAATGCTCCGGATGTAAAAAGGAAGGAATACCCAAAAAAGGATATTGCCTG encodes:
- a CDS encoding glycosyltransferase family 4 protein, whose translation is MPFKARRPTGGFRVMYEYANRLSDLGYDVHITYPLKTKYMEYRLPYIARFILSYIEGFRTSRWFDFRSNISMCYTNSINDKNVKDSDIVIATWWTTALEMGSLTEKKGRKINFIQGYENWIGHEDELHSSYDMEGVTNIVVASYLKDIVTKYTLNPTVLIPNAIDKEKYRILNPIKDRNSLTVCMLYSIQEIKGSTYGLEALSKVKEKCSELKVELFGICPAPENLPDWITFYRDPKDLSLIYNRNAIFISNSLTEGMALTPMEAMFCGCATILTDIQGHAEYAKDNDTSLLYSPKDSSQLVDKIMSLITNNDNRIFLAERGNHFIQQFSWDIAVEKMDRVIKELLHKKEV